A region from the Branchiostoma floridae strain S238N-H82 chromosome 9, Bfl_VNyyK, whole genome shotgun sequence genome encodes:
- the LOC118422667 gene encoding SR-related and CTD-associated factor 4-like isoform X5 — MAGMEAVRSFNNELSSIYECKPPISRAKMTAVTKAAIKAIKFYKHVVQSVEKFIQKCRPEYKVPGLYVIDSIVRQSRHQFGADKDVFAPRFAKNVTLTFQHLFKCPPEDRARVVRVLNLWQKNHVFKVEVIQPLLDMADPERAKQMQPAEPEQGKHTQATTPQPSSSSTSMAPIGETAAVPEPADPLKAVQQLLLGGAPPVQQAVPSTEQLQQLLQLQQSLQKTLQQAHTTGMMAGPGGAPSTATPPKPKGFNKALLDDFDYGDEDEEDSRDAGKYQTPQEPPQPTPPQHQHSVQSILASLPNADLLQQLQKQLAQAQTSQASGMPSAAPAPFPDFLKQQVLQQQQDEFDKEIQQPPKEPPSQGAPPQMQPPPNQGPPQMPMGLPPGMGFPPNIPPPGQFPQGAFPPGMPPRFPPPGMPPPQQSFLQGNQAQRPPPFNDVPPPAQQLQHGREEQQQVFEEPSWDRERERPPSSPTKDREKESRDQDRSSKDRATSRSRSRRSRSRDRDRDRDRRRSRRSRSRSRDRRRRRSRSRSAERRRKEREEDRERERDREREREREKKGLPPVKKKSLCICSTTLWVGHLDKKTTDVELRNIFEAIGPVQSIDLIPPRGCAYVCYETRLDAHNALNKLKNLRVGNRQQPVQMAWAPGKGVKGKEHKQYWDDHAGTTYLPWEKLEGKDLESLAEGGYIDNETLPPDQKKDVAPSESGSQESQEQKKDLGEMSQDELLALVPDKPPAASQPAAATSIPEMPASIAQIPVMPNPAVVPAMMPGLMRPMGFPQGVPPPGFPAFNPAVPPPGMAPFAAMPPTFNPNQPPPGMPQMVPPPSVPPSSSAAPTSSTTSSGPNPLTPAQAVAVSTVTSLINQQREQQQNSGFGLMRPMQNAPGMGGAGATPGRPPLLNTPSGMGLMQQNQAVRPGLNQALANAMNQMNQSQQNAGFNAGQVTPTKDRPDSSPFPDEKTSPGPFSPRQPGGPMQNQFRSPTPGMPGQMQGGLNQPRPMGRGQPPNQMQGLPFGQQGNLPGMRMNVPSPIRTSGPSGMPANANTTMAQQMPMSSGAPMTPSNMANARGMAPGGIAGPRPLVAGLAVGGQPRPLLASPRMQGPPGMMPQAGIMGPGIRNMMPGQRMQIRMGMRPGMPGQLIPGMQGPGGPMAFNQQGPMRFQGQNRPTGPPQGPMGGFRGPRPLLGNPLGGIGGEGGPNFRGPGEGRVSRFEDKDPVMNNLGAGDIDERFAEGPPGQKRPMEDGQEPFEPEGRDWKRGRDERWGRGGFHDRDDRERDRDFRDRGREVRDRDHRENNWRREDRDQMDDAEPGASGERRGSFFRRADRDRDHDHRSRFDSRDRSRERRDSDGRDRRESEKRDSAGRSRQDSRSNDKQPPKEVGKGDNLRSRLLNLAHMPQSAKNNAEDKAEAKPQENDIKEDHSVPKDLPPVKDEVMSEEKKEDPPVKKEEPIEKPVVPVANQPEPVVKELAVKEEVKAEPPVMSEPPVMPEVPPVVENKPAVKTEDVPVVKEVLDTPIPDPIESNSVPKPEIVPDPVPTKEVEAE; from the exons CTGTCCTCTATTTATGAGTGCAAGCCACCTATCTCCCGGGCTAAGATGACAGCTGTCACCAAGGCAGCTATCAAAGCCATCAAG TTTTACAAGCATGTGGTGCAAAGTGTAGAGAAGTTCATTCAGAAG TGTCGCCCAGAGTACAAGGTACCTGGTCTGTACGTTATCGACTCCATCGTACGCCAGTCGCGCCACCAGTTTGGAGCAGACAAGGATGTTTTTGCACCTCGCTTCGCAAAGAATGTCACCTTGACGTTCCAGCACCTTTTCAAATGTCCCCCAGAGGATAGG GCTCGGGTTGTGCGTGTGCTGAATCTGTGGCAGAAGAACCATGTGTTCAAGGTGGAAGTGATCCAGCCCCTGTTGGACATGGCTGACCCAGAAAGGGCCAAACAGATGCAGCCAG CAGAACCAGAACAGGGGAAACACACCCAAG CCACAACACCCCAGccttcctcctcctccacaTCCATGGCACCAATAGGAGAGACAGCTGCTGTTCCTGAACCTGCTGACCCTCTCAAGGCTGTACAGCAACTGTTGCTGGGTGGGGCCCCACCTGTACAG CAGGCTGTTCCCTCTACAGAACAGCTGCAGCAGCTGCTCCAACTGCAGCAGAGTCTGCAGAAAACCCTGCAGCAG GCACACACTACTGGCATGATGGCTGGCCCTGGTGGAGCCCCCAGTACAGCAACACCACCCAAACCTAAAGGCTTTAACAAG GCTCTTCTAGATGACTTTGATTATGGAGATGAGGATGAGGAGGACAGCAGGGATGCAGGGAAGTACCAAACTCCTCAAGAGCCTCCTCAGCCCACCCCTCCCCAGCATCAGCACAG TGTTCAGAGCATCCTGGCCAGTCTGCCCAATGCAGATCTCCTCCAGCAGCTGCAGAAACAGTTAGCCCAGGCACAGACATCTCAGGCCTCTGGTATGCCCTCCGCTGCACCCGCGCCCTTCCCAGACTTCCTCAAGCAACAGGTCCTCCAGCAGCAGCAAGACGAGTTCGACAAGGAAATACAGCAG CCTCCCAAGGAGCCTCCTTCCCAGGGTGCACCACCCCAGATGCAGCCGCCACCGAACCAGGGTCCCCCACAGATGCCCATGGGTCTGCCCCCTGGCATGGGGTTCCCCCCTAACATCCCCCCTCCCGGCCAGTTTCCGCAGGGGGCCTTCCCGCCGGGTATGCCTCCTAGGTTCCCTCCACCTGGGATGCCTCCTCCTCAG CAATCCTTCCTACAGGGGAACCAAGCACAGAGGCCGCCCCCATTTAACGATGTCCCACCACCAGCACAGCAGCTGCAGCATGGCCGGGAGGAACAGCAGCAGGTATTTGAGGAACCTTCCTgggacagggagagagagagaccaccCTCCTCACCCACCAAGGATAGGGAAAAGGAGAGCAGAGATCAGGATAG GTCTTCAAAGGATCGTGCAACATCAAGAAGCAGAAGTCGTAGATCTCGTTCACGTGACCGCGATCGGGACAGAGATCGCCGCAGGTCACGAAGGTCGAGATCACGGTCGCGGGACCGTAGACGGAGGAGGTCTCGTTCTCGGAGTGCAGAGCGTCGCAGGAAGGAGAGAGAAGAAGATCGGGAGAGGGAACGTGAtcgagagagggaaagagaaagagagaaaaagggATTGCCTCCTGTAAAGAAAAAGTCTCTCTGTA TCTGCAGCACTACCTTGTGGGTAGGCCACCTGGACAAGAAGACAACAGATGTCGAGCTGCGCAACATCTTTGAAGCAATCGGGCCTGTTCAATCTATTGAT TTGATTCCACCTCGGGGATGTGCATACGTCTGCTATGAGACCAGGCTTGACGCACACAACGCTCTCAACAAACTCAAGAACCTGCGGGTGGGCAACAGGCAGCAGCCAGTTCAG ATGGCATGGGCTCCAGGGAAAGGAGTAAAGGGGAAGGAGCACAAGCAGTACTGGGACGACCATGCAGGGACAACGTACCTGCCGTGGGAGAAACTGGAGGGCAAAGACCTCGAGAGCCTGGCAGAGGGGGGCTACATTGACAATGAAACCCTGCCCCCTGACCAAAAGAAGG ATGTGGCTCCCAGTGAGTCTGGCAGTCAAGAAAGCCAGGAGCAGAAGAAGGACCTGGGTGAGATGTCTCAAGACGAGCTGCTTGCCCTGGTACCTGACAAACCCCCAGCTGCCAGTCAGCCAGCAGCAGCCACCTCCATACCAGAGATGCCAGCCTCCATAGCACAGATCCCTGTCATGCCTAACCCTGCTGTGGTACCAGCCATGATGCCTGGGTTGATGCGACCCATGGGTTTCCCACAGGGGGTACCACCTCCTGGGTTTCCTGCCTTCAACCCAGCTGTCCCACCTCCAGGGATGGCACCTTTTGCTGCTATGCCGCCGACGTTTAACCCCAACCAACCTCCCCCCGGTATGCCTCAGATGGTTCCACCCCCATCGGTGCCGCCAAGTAGCTCAGCTGCTCCGACATCGTCCACCACCTCCTCAGGGCCGAACCCCCTCACCCCGGCACAGGCAGTCGCAGTCAGCACCGTCACAAGCCTGATCAACCAGCAGCGAGAACAGCAGCAGAATTCTGGCTTCGGTTTGATGCGACCCATGCAGAATGCGCCGGGTATGGGAGGTGCTGGTGCCACACCAGGCCGGCCCCCGCTGCTGAACACACCCTCGGGGATGGGGCTGATGCAGCAGAACCAGGCTGTACGCCCAGGGTTAAACCAGGCACTTGCTAACGCAATGAACCAGATGAATCAGTCTCAGCAAAATGCTGGTTTCAACGCAGGGCAAGTGACACCAACAAAGGATCGACCAGACAGCAGCCCCTTTCCTGATGAGAAGACATCGCCGGGTCCGTTCAGTCCGAGGCAGCCGGGCGGGCCCATGCAAAACCAGTTCCGCAGCCCGACGCCCGGCATGCCAGGCCAGATGCAGGGTGGGCTGAACCAACCACGACCAATGGGCCGCGGCCAGCCACCCAATCAGATGCAAGGGCTGCCATTCGGGCAGCAGGGGAACCTCCCAGGGATGCGGATGAATGTACCAAGCCCCATTCGCACCAGCGGGCCCAGCGGAATGCCTGCCAATGCCAACACCACTATGGCCCAGCAGATGCCCATGTCCTCAGGAGCTCCCATGACACCCTCCAACATGGCCAACGCTCGTGGCATGGCACCAGGAGGTATTGCAGGTCCTCGTCCACTGGTAGCAGGGTTAGCAGTAGGTGGACAGCCCAGACCTCTCCTAGCAAGTCCCCGTATGCAGGGCCCACCAGGGATGATGCCCCAAGCTGGTATCATGGGGCCGGGGATCAGGAACATGATGCCGGGGCAAAGGATGCAGATCAGGATGGGGATGCGACCGGGCATGCCGGGACAGTTGATCCCAGGCATGCAAGGACCTGGTGGTCCCATGGCCTTCAACCAGCAGGGGCCAATGAGATTCCAGGGACAGAACCGGCCAACAGGACCACCACAAGGCCCGATGGGAGGATTCCGTGGGCCGCGCCCTCTTCTGGGTAACCCCTTGGGAGGGATAGGAGGGGAAGGAGGACCAAACTTCAGGGGGCCAGGGGAAGGCAGAGTCTCCCGATTTGAGGATAAAGATCCTGTAATGAATAACTTGGGGGCAGGAGACATTGATGAACGTTTTGCAGAGGGTCCCCCAGGACAGAAGCGTCCCATGGAGGATGGACAAGAACCGTTTGAACCGGAGGGACGGGATTGGAAGAGAGGTCGCGATGAGAGGTGGGGACGGGGAGGTTTCCATGATCGTGATGACCGCGAAAGGGACAGAGATTTCCGTGATCGTGGTAGGGAAGTGCGCGACCGTGATCATCGGGAGAATAACTGGCGTCGTGAGGACCGTGACCAGATGGATGATGCAGAACCTGGTGCGAGTGGAGAAAGAAGAGGAAGTTTCTTCCGTCGCGCGGATCGTGATCGTGATCACGATCATAGGAGCCGCTTTGACAGCAGAGACCGTAGCAGAGAGAGACGGGACAGCGACGGTCGAGACCGACGGGAAAGTGAAAAGCGAGACAGTGCTGGCCGTTCCCGACAGGATTCTAGGAGCAATGATAAACAACCACCCAAGGAGGTTGGAAAAGGAGATAACCTAAGGTCAAGACTATTGAATCTTGCCCACATGCCTCAGTCTGCTAAAAACAATGCAGAAGACAAGGCTGAAGCAAAACCCCAAGAAAACGATAtcaaagaagaccactcagtCCCTAAGGACTTGCCACCAGTGAAAGATGAAGTCATGTCAGAGGAAAAGAAGGAAGATCCACCTGTGAAAAAGGAAGAACCAATTGAAAAACCAGTTGTACCGGTTGCAAACCAGCCAGAGCCAGTGGTAAAGGAACTGGCAGTAAAGGAAGAAGTAAAGGCAGAACCACCTGTCATGTCCGAACCACCTGTCATGCCTGAAGTTCCTCCAGTAGTTGAAAATAAGCCAGCTGTAAAAACGGAGGATGTCCCTGTCGTAAAGGAAGTGCTAGACACTCCCATACCTGACCCTATAGAATCCAACTCAGTTCCCAAACCAGAAATTGTACCAGACCCAGTCCCAACCAAAGAAGTCGAGGCTGAATAA
- the LOC118422667 gene encoding SR-related and CTD-associated factor 4-like isoform X9: MAGMEAVRSFNNELSSIYECKPPISRAKMTAVTKAAIKAIKFYKHVVQSVEKFIQKCRPEYKVPGLYVIDSIVRQSRHQFGADKDVFAPRFAKNVTLTFQHLFKCPPEDRARVVRVLNLWQKNHVFKVEVIQPLLDMADPERAKQMQPATTPQPSSSSTSMAPIGETAAVPEPADPLKAVQQLLLGGAPPVQAHTTGMMAGPGGAPSTATPPKPKGFNKALLDDFDYGDEDEEDSRDAGKYQTPQEPPQPTPPQHQHSVQSILASLPNADLLQQLQKQLAQAQTSQASGMPSAAPAPFPDFLKQQVLQQQQDEFDKEIQQVSHHLQPPKEPPSQGAPPQMQPPPNQGPPQMPMGLPPGMGFPPNIPPPGQFPQGAFPPGMPPRFPPPGMPPPQQSFLQGNQAQRPPPFNDVPPPAQQLQHGREEQQQVFEEPSWDRERERPPSSPTKDREKESRDQDRSSKDRATSRSRSRRSRSRDRDRDRDRRRSRRSRSRSRDRRRRRSRSRSAERRRKEREEDRERERDREREREREKKGLPPVKKKSLCICSTTLWVGHLDKKTTDVELRNIFEAIGPVQSIDLIPPRGCAYVCYETRLDAHNALNKLKNLRVGNRQQPVQMAWAPGKGVKGKEHKQYWDDHAGTTYLPWEKLEGKDLESLAEGGYIDNETLPPDQKKDVAPSESGSQESQEQKKDLGEMSQDELLALVPDKPPAASQPAAATSIPEMPASIAQIPVMPNPAVVPAMMPGLMRPMGFPQGVPPPGFPAFNPAVPPPGMAPFAAMPPTFNPNQPPPGMPQMVPPPSVPPSSSAAPTSSTTSSGPNPLTPAQAVAVSTVTSLINQQREQQQNSGFGLMRPMQNAPGMGGAGATPGRPPLLNTPSGMGLMQQNQAVRPGLNQALANAMNQMNQSQQNAGFNAGQVTPTKDRPDSSPFPDEKTSPGPFSPRQPGGPMQNQFRSPTPGMPGQMQGGLNQPRPMGRGQPPNQMQGLPFGQQGNLPGMRMNVPSPIRTSGPSGMPANANTTMAQQMPMSSGAPMTPSNMANARGMAPGGIAGPRPLVAGLAVGGQPRPLLASPRMQGPPGMMPQAGIMGPGIRNMMPGQRMQIRMGMRPGMPGQLIPGMQGPGGPMAFNQQGPMRFQGQNRPTGPPQGPMGGFRGPRPLLGNPLGGIGGEGGPNFRGPGEGRVSRFEDKDPVMNNLGAGDIDERFAEGPPGQKRPMEDGQEPFEPEGRDWKRGRDERWGRGGFHDRDDRERDRDFRDRGREVRDRDHRENNWRREDRDQMDDAEPGASGERRGSFFRRADRDRDHDHRSRFDSRDRSRERRDSDGRDRRESEKRDSAGRSRQDSRSNDKQPPKEVGKGDNLRSRLLNLAHMPQSAKNNAEDKAEAKPQENDIKEDHSVPKDLPPVKDEVMSEEKKEDPPVKKEEPIEKPVVPVANQPEPVVKELAVKEEVKAEPPVMSEPPVMPEVPPVVENKPAVKTEDVPVVKEVLDTPIPDPIESNSVPKPEIVPDPVPTKEVEAE, translated from the exons CTGTCCTCTATTTATGAGTGCAAGCCACCTATCTCCCGGGCTAAGATGACAGCTGTCACCAAGGCAGCTATCAAAGCCATCAAG TTTTACAAGCATGTGGTGCAAAGTGTAGAGAAGTTCATTCAGAAG TGTCGCCCAGAGTACAAGGTACCTGGTCTGTACGTTATCGACTCCATCGTACGCCAGTCGCGCCACCAGTTTGGAGCAGACAAGGATGTTTTTGCACCTCGCTTCGCAAAGAATGTCACCTTGACGTTCCAGCACCTTTTCAAATGTCCCCCAGAGGATAGG GCTCGGGTTGTGCGTGTGCTGAATCTGTGGCAGAAGAACCATGTGTTCAAGGTGGAAGTGATCCAGCCCCTGTTGGACATGGCTGACCCAGAAAGGGCCAAACAGATGCAGCCAG CCACAACACCCCAGccttcctcctcctccacaTCCATGGCACCAATAGGAGAGACAGCTGCTGTTCCTGAACCTGCTGACCCTCTCAAGGCTGTACAGCAACTGTTGCTGGGTGGGGCCCCACCTGTACAG GCACACACTACTGGCATGATGGCTGGCCCTGGTGGAGCCCCCAGTACAGCAACACCACCCAAACCTAAAGGCTTTAACAAG GCTCTTCTAGATGACTTTGATTATGGAGATGAGGATGAGGAGGACAGCAGGGATGCAGGGAAGTACCAAACTCCTCAAGAGCCTCCTCAGCCCACCCCTCCCCAGCATCAGCACAG TGTTCAGAGCATCCTGGCCAGTCTGCCCAATGCAGATCTCCTCCAGCAGCTGCAGAAACAGTTAGCCCAGGCACAGACATCTCAGGCCTCTGGTATGCCCTCCGCTGCACCCGCGCCCTTCCCAGACTTCCTCAAGCAACAGGTCCTCCAGCAGCAGCAAGACGAGTTCGACAAGGAAATACAGCAG GTCTCTCACCACTTACAGCCTCCCAAGGAGCCTCCTTCCCAGGGTGCACCACCCCAGATGCAGCCGCCACCGAACCAGGGTCCCCCACAGATGCCCATGGGTCTGCCCCCTGGCATGGGGTTCCCCCCTAACATCCCCCCTCCCGGCCAGTTTCCGCAGGGGGCCTTCCCGCCGGGTATGCCTCCTAGGTTCCCTCCACCTGGGATGCCTCCTCCTCAG CAATCCTTCCTACAGGGGAACCAAGCACAGAGGCCGCCCCCATTTAACGATGTCCCACCACCAGCACAGCAGCTGCAGCATGGCCGGGAGGAACAGCAGCAGGTATTTGAGGAACCTTCCTgggacagggagagagagagaccaccCTCCTCACCCACCAAGGATAGGGAAAAGGAGAGCAGAGATCAGGATAG GTCTTCAAAGGATCGTGCAACATCAAGAAGCAGAAGTCGTAGATCTCGTTCACGTGACCGCGATCGGGACAGAGATCGCCGCAGGTCACGAAGGTCGAGATCACGGTCGCGGGACCGTAGACGGAGGAGGTCTCGTTCTCGGAGTGCAGAGCGTCGCAGGAAGGAGAGAGAAGAAGATCGGGAGAGGGAACGTGAtcgagagagggaaagagaaagagagaaaaagggATTGCCTCCTGTAAAGAAAAAGTCTCTCTGTA TCTGCAGCACTACCTTGTGGGTAGGCCACCTGGACAAGAAGACAACAGATGTCGAGCTGCGCAACATCTTTGAAGCAATCGGGCCTGTTCAATCTATTGAT TTGATTCCACCTCGGGGATGTGCATACGTCTGCTATGAGACCAGGCTTGACGCACACAACGCTCTCAACAAACTCAAGAACCTGCGGGTGGGCAACAGGCAGCAGCCAGTTCAG ATGGCATGGGCTCCAGGGAAAGGAGTAAAGGGGAAGGAGCACAAGCAGTACTGGGACGACCATGCAGGGACAACGTACCTGCCGTGGGAGAAACTGGAGGGCAAAGACCTCGAGAGCCTGGCAGAGGGGGGCTACATTGACAATGAAACCCTGCCCCCTGACCAAAAGAAGG ATGTGGCTCCCAGTGAGTCTGGCAGTCAAGAAAGCCAGGAGCAGAAGAAGGACCTGGGTGAGATGTCTCAAGACGAGCTGCTTGCCCTGGTACCTGACAAACCCCCAGCTGCCAGTCAGCCAGCAGCAGCCACCTCCATACCAGAGATGCCAGCCTCCATAGCACAGATCCCTGTCATGCCTAACCCTGCTGTGGTACCAGCCATGATGCCTGGGTTGATGCGACCCATGGGTTTCCCACAGGGGGTACCACCTCCTGGGTTTCCTGCCTTCAACCCAGCTGTCCCACCTCCAGGGATGGCACCTTTTGCTGCTATGCCGCCGACGTTTAACCCCAACCAACCTCCCCCCGGTATGCCTCAGATGGTTCCACCCCCATCGGTGCCGCCAAGTAGCTCAGCTGCTCCGACATCGTCCACCACCTCCTCAGGGCCGAACCCCCTCACCCCGGCACAGGCAGTCGCAGTCAGCACCGTCACAAGCCTGATCAACCAGCAGCGAGAACAGCAGCAGAATTCTGGCTTCGGTTTGATGCGACCCATGCAGAATGCGCCGGGTATGGGAGGTGCTGGTGCCACACCAGGCCGGCCCCCGCTGCTGAACACACCCTCGGGGATGGGGCTGATGCAGCAGAACCAGGCTGTACGCCCAGGGTTAAACCAGGCACTTGCTAACGCAATGAACCAGATGAATCAGTCTCAGCAAAATGCTGGTTTCAACGCAGGGCAAGTGACACCAACAAAGGATCGACCAGACAGCAGCCCCTTTCCTGATGAGAAGACATCGCCGGGTCCGTTCAGTCCGAGGCAGCCGGGCGGGCCCATGCAAAACCAGTTCCGCAGCCCGACGCCCGGCATGCCAGGCCAGATGCAGGGTGGGCTGAACCAACCACGACCAATGGGCCGCGGCCAGCCACCCAATCAGATGCAAGGGCTGCCATTCGGGCAGCAGGGGAACCTCCCAGGGATGCGGATGAATGTACCAAGCCCCATTCGCACCAGCGGGCCCAGCGGAATGCCTGCCAATGCCAACACCACTATGGCCCAGCAGATGCCCATGTCCTCAGGAGCTCCCATGACACCCTCCAACATGGCCAACGCTCGTGGCATGGCACCAGGAGGTATTGCAGGTCCTCGTCCACTGGTAGCAGGGTTAGCAGTAGGTGGACAGCCCAGACCTCTCCTAGCAAGTCCCCGTATGCAGGGCCCACCAGGGATGATGCCCCAAGCTGGTATCATGGGGCCGGGGATCAGGAACATGATGCCGGGGCAAAGGATGCAGATCAGGATGGGGATGCGACCGGGCATGCCGGGACAGTTGATCCCAGGCATGCAAGGACCTGGTGGTCCCATGGCCTTCAACCAGCAGGGGCCAATGAGATTCCAGGGACAGAACCGGCCAACAGGACCACCACAAGGCCCGATGGGAGGATTCCGTGGGCCGCGCCCTCTTCTGGGTAACCCCTTGGGAGGGATAGGAGGGGAAGGAGGACCAAACTTCAGGGGGCCAGGGGAAGGCAGAGTCTCCCGATTTGAGGATAAAGATCCTGTAATGAATAACTTGGGGGCAGGAGACATTGATGAACGTTTTGCAGAGGGTCCCCCAGGACAGAAGCGTCCCATGGAGGATGGACAAGAACCGTTTGAACCGGAGGGACGGGATTGGAAGAGAGGTCGCGATGAGAGGTGGGGACGGGGAGGTTTCCATGATCGTGATGACCGCGAAAGGGACAGAGATTTCCGTGATCGTGGTAGGGAAGTGCGCGACCGTGATCATCGGGAGAATAACTGGCGTCGTGAGGACCGTGACCAGATGGATGATGCAGAACCTGGTGCGAGTGGAGAAAGAAGAGGAAGTTTCTTCCGTCGCGCGGATCGTGATCGTGATCACGATCATAGGAGCCGCTTTGACAGCAGAGACCGTAGCAGAGAGAGACGGGACAGCGACGGTCGAGACCGACGGGAAAGTGAAAAGCGAGACAGTGCTGGCCGTTCCCGACAGGATTCTAGGAGCAATGATAAACAACCACCCAAGGAGGTTGGAAAAGGAGATAACCTAAGGTCAAGACTATTGAATCTTGCCCACATGCCTCAGTCTGCTAAAAACAATGCAGAAGACAAGGCTGAAGCAAAACCCCAAGAAAACGATAtcaaagaagaccactcagtCCCTAAGGACTTGCCACCAGTGAAAGATGAAGTCATGTCAGAGGAAAAGAAGGAAGATCCACCTGTGAAAAAGGAAGAACCAATTGAAAAACCAGTTGTACCGGTTGCAAACCAGCCAGAGCCAGTGGTAAAGGAACTGGCAGTAAAGGAAGAAGTAAAGGCAGAACCACCTGTCATGTCCGAACCACCTGTCATGCCTGAAGTTCCTCCAGTAGTTGAAAATAAGCCAGCTGTAAAAACGGAGGATGTCCCTGTCGTAAAGGAAGTGCTAGACACTCCCATACCTGACCCTATAGAATCCAACTCAGTTCCCAAACCAGAAATTGTACCAGACCCAGTCCCAACCAAAGAAGTCGAGGCTGAATAA